Proteins encoded by one window of Thunnus thynnus chromosome 3, fThuThy2.1, whole genome shotgun sequence:
- the LOC137173365 gene encoding sterile alpha motif domain-containing protein 9-like, with protein sequence MDPKQRKQTSSSSRVSMTSDTSKDEPPYFSNSNKEGNVIPVAEQFPVGGSQAKIGEYDLALPPLMEDWTKEHVKDWLIVRLRVPQQIAQKLYDQELSGACLVSYEKQDLLELGVPRAPTIQIIRQVEKFKKHLERYEPGERIPKSYYESREGELWKSIKMQDVSGNMDESVEVETVSSDSGIQSVSSTVLMLEEARHRIRSVMDQTKTNDKQLHIAEIPDNATFLQLKKPICQIRPFDQSNTSIFYAQNDILPPVAGPSNLIDPVHEYQLLPSANEATEREILYEFTKEIFSFSASCMNSRTNGTIHFGVNNEPGQGHGQVVGHKITSFSKYNEAFESCLSEYFEEKHINAARMCIRPPKFIQVHSQDGTTSDKWVIEVDVVSTYSDTQESLFYTFLSIASTEKKQQSKTECLFVRDGPRSINILADTNPRIVQEKMKSLIDKVKCWASARKSAEEKDEPQPSRGHQGQRLKQLITRGRDAFENYIQVIVVTDKCHLSQLEHLGFLKEMKLFAVLEFDPESDVNGTCSFYRRDRVANLHHPRMYTTQDSVTAVIVKLNLFKQTSWIFCNGQVNEEGETDKPLTASEWLKKRSGDVNNMISFLCNPDLLSKDGLLVVFILHSAVADISSPILEAFCAIYRTLEGVDNMLCICKDSTVFSHWKWLIESRCKEDITSKCIYELSLNEISSTIKKLKEPQTRSSERYLPSTGSSSVLLAKKDEELMTVLDILCENECENTEIETKESFQEFKMKTEENFYRGGQVSWWNFYLSEKPGCLPFIKRDKYKELYDLITPVEGYTNPCVMINLLHHPGCGGTTLAMHVLWDLRSKFRCAVVKNNMATNNEIAAQVMTLLTYGKQEQPGYTPVLLLVDNWDDIEDLKQCMLNVASDRKQHNNLMVIILNCERTQFPDVSSRGSRISNVFITTKLSTKEQGLFSEKLQQLKDDHEKPETFYAFMIMTNNFSEAYITNLVSNTLKDLDTATQQGRLFSFLALLNTYVNGSYMSLSLCEELVGIRNPLWKQETLDDKMNPYSTLLITFTVEEHGTYQAVRFLHQMIASKCLQVITHKYKLSLADITINLLLCDKVYKSCMGKDFLIQNIQSMLVTRHRKEQGDDTDSLFSPLIEKIGTEGTGKEGPDQIADVLKKATGRFDRSATLPQALARHFCLKEKDFESALKWALDAQGKKSNSYISDTVGQVYKSQLKKEIEDSKDFTPEALDKCLTLGFKAVNAFRDSQELAKKDEQVDPFDLHTRKRTKSYNTSGYVGETEVMIILLDVIKDLPLFTVSDKHKRDKMLQFLKGHHPVSYLYGHSNTNINQLVTVLADHEKFLVSLKPRLKEIFSFFENYFTYLKPRSVERETSDKRNKCKVSVYFRNYMQIFSISEEEKASEKASNPNLSLRQEIVDQKQYLEIRRADSFAGLLQCLTAEVHGVEMEHILKKWQFIFDKSPCRYMSDTVNFILANIVLHSIKPSSTLLYKYEQLVNLLNEALQKEGTHSNLTELYYLSMLLMWPTKDQRLESSAASKNISTYVTSAKKSFHRRFSHMFPARSVIAHFFLGKSNGLKRIVSKAKLDQILIRVSRQQASCSGQSTQPRNLHHLWQSGAAWNEPEVQGKLLRIKGKSENGDIYVNYGGNLKMLVRPVYLGDIRSGCSREEVSFYLGFTMEGPVAYDIKYENEQ encoded by the exons GAATGTGATACCAGTTGCAGAACAATTTCCTGTTGGTGGATCACAGGCAAAAATT GGAGAATATGACCTCGCACTTCCACCACTGATGGAGGACTGGACCAAAGAACATGTGAAAGACTGGCTGATCGTTAGACTTAGAGTACCACAGCAAATTGCACAGAAGCTCTATGACCAAGAGTTGTCAGGAGCTTGCTTGGTCTCCTATGAGAAACAAGACCTGTTAGAATTAGGTGTTCCGCGAGCACCAACAATACAAATCATACGGCAGGTTGAGAAGTTCAAGAAGCATTTAGAGAGATATGAGCCAGGTGAGAGGATACCAAAGAGTTATTATGAATCTAGAGAAGGCGAACTTTGGAAAAGTATAAAGATGCAGGATGTGTCAGGAAATATGGATGAATCTGTGGAAGTTGAAACAGTGTCATCAGATTCAGGAATTCAAAGTGTAAGCTCCACAGTGCTGATGCTAGAGGAAGCAAGACACAGAATACGATCTGTAATGgatcagacaaaaacaaatgacaagcaGTTACATATAGCAGAAATTCCTGACAATGCAACATTTCTGCAACTCAAGAAGCCAATATGTCAGATCCGGCCTTTTGACCAAAGCAACACCTCCATCTTTTACGCACAAAATGACATTCTTCCTCCTGTAGCAGGTCCAAGTAATCTTATTGACCCTGTCCATGAGTACCAGCTTCTGCCTAGTGCAAATGAGGCCACTGAAAGAGAAATCCTTTATGAATTCACAAAGGAAATATTTAGTTTTTCGGCAAGCTGCATGAACTCACGAACCAATGGGACTATTCATTTTGGAGTGAATAACGAGCCAGGTCAGGGACATGGTCAGGTAGTTGGGCACAAGATCACTTCCTTCAGTAAATACAATGAGGCGTTTGAATCATGTCTGAGTGAATATTTtgaggaaaaacacataaatgctgCCAGAATGTGCATAAGGCCTCCTAAATTCATCCAAGTTCACAGTCAAGATGGAACAACTTCAGACAAGTGGGTGATTGAGGTCGATGTTGTTTCAACATATTCTGATACACAAGAGAGTCTTTTTTATACTTTCTTGAGTATTGCATCAACAGAAAAGAAGCAACAATCCAAAACTGAGTGTCTCTTTGTCCGGGATGGCCCAAGATCCATCAATATTTTAGCAGATACAAATCCTCGAATAGTCCAAGAGAAGATGAAAAGTCTGATTGATAAAGTCAAATGTTGGGCATCAGCACGCAAGTCAGCTGAGGAAAAGGATGAACCACAGCCCTCCCGAGGCCACCAGGGCCAAAGGctgaaacagctgatcactCGTGGAAGAGATGCATTTGAAAATTACATTCAAGTCATTGTTGTCACTGACAAATGTCATTTGAGCCAACTTGAGCACTTGGGTTTTCTGAAAGAGATGAAGTTGTTTGCTGTACTTGAGTTTGACCCAGAGTCCGATGTGAATGGAACATGCAGTTTTTACAGAAGAGATCGCGTAGCCAATCTGCACCACCCACGCATGTACACCACTCAGGACAGTGTAACTGCAGTCATTGTAAAGCTGAACTTGTTTAAGCAAACAAGTTGGATTTTCTGCAATGGACAGGTGAATGAGGAGGGTGAGACAGACAAACCACTAACAGCTAGTGAATGGCTCAAGAAACGCTCTGGTGATGTCAACAACATGATTTCGTTTCTCTGCAACCCAGATTTGCTTTCCAAAGATGGACTCCTAGTGGTCTTCATTCTTCACTCAGCTGTTGCTGACATCTCAAGCCCTATTTTGGAGGCCTTCTGTGCAATATATCGTACACTGGAAGGGGTTGACAATATGTTGTGCATATGCAAAGACTCCACTGTGTTCAGCCACTGGAAGTGGCTGATAGAGTCTCGCTGTAAGGAGGACATCACCAGTAAATGCATCTATGAACTGAGTCTGAATGAAATATCTAGCACCATCAAAAAGCTTAAAGAACCTCAAACACGATCTTCTGAGAGATACCTGCCATCCACAGGCTCAAGCTCAGTCCTCCTGGCAAAAAAAGATGAGGAGCTGATGACTGTTTTGGACATcttgtgtgaaaatgaatgtgAGAACACAGAAATTGAAACAAAGGAGTCCTTTCAGGAGTTCAAGATGAAAACAGAGGAGAATTTTTACAGAGGAGGACAAGTCTCATGGTGGAACTTTTACCTCTCTGAGAAGCCAGGCTGCCTCCCATTCATCAAACGAGACAAATACAAAGAGCTATATGACCTGATCACGCCTGTAGAAGGCTACACAAATCCTTGTGTAATGATAAATCTCCTCCATCATCCAGGATGTGGGGGAACAACTCTAGCGATGCATGTTCTTTGGGACCTGAGAAGTAAATTCAGATGTGCTGTTGTTAAAAACAATATGGcaacaaataatgaaattgCAGCCCAAGTAATGACACTGTTGACATATGGCAAACAGGAGCAGCCAGGCTATACACCTGTTCTCCTCTTGGTGGACAACTGGGATGATATAGAGGACCTAAAGCAGTGCATGCTGAATGTCGCCAGTGATCGGAAGCAGCATAACAATCTCATGGTAATAATACTGAACTGTGAGAGAACTCAGTTCCCTGATGTGAGCTCGAGAGGTAGCCGCATTTCAAATGTGTTCATCACCACCAAGCTGTCAACCAAAGAACAGGGTTTGTTTTCTGAGAAACTTCAACAACTCAAGGATGACCATGAAAAGCCTGAGACTTTCTATGCCTTCATGATCATGACAAATAATTTCAGTGAGGCTTACATAACCAATCTGGTGAGCAACACTCTGAAAGATCTCGACACCGCCACCCAACAGGGTAGGCTTTTCTCCTTCCTAGCATTGCTGAACACCTATGTCAATGGATCCTACATGTCGCTCTCTCTGTGTGAAGAGTTAGTAGGGATAAGAAATCCTCTGTGGAAGCAAGAAACTCTTGATGATAAAATGAATCCCTACTCTACACTGCTGATCACTTTCACTGTGGAAGAGCATGGCACCTATCAAGCAGTACGATTCTTACACCAAATGATTGCTAGCAAGTGTCTTCAAGTCATTACTCACAAATACAAACTTTCTCTGGCTGACATAACTATTAACCTTTTGCTCTGTGACAAAGTCTACAAGTCATGCATGGGAAAGGATTTCCTGATCCAAAACATCCAAAGCATGCTAGTCACACGTCACCGAAAAGAACAAGGGGATGACACAGACTCACTGTTCTCCCCACTGATTGAAAAAATAGGTACGGAAGGAACTGGTAAGGAAGGACCTGACCAAATTGCAGATGTCTTGAAAAAAGCCACTGGGAGATTTGACAGAAGTGCAACACTGCCACAAGCACTAGCAagacatttctgcttgaaaGAAAAAGACTTTGAATCAGCCCTCAAGTGGGCTTTAGATGCACAAGGGAAAAAATCGAATTCCTACATTTCAGATACAGTCGGACAAGTGTACAAGAGCCAACTCAAAAAGGAAATTGAAGATTCAAAGGATTTCACTCCTGAAGCACTTGACAAATGCCTAACCTTAGGATTCAAAGCTGTAAATGCATTCCGGGATTCACAGGAGCTTGCCAAGAAAGATGAACAAGTTGATCCGTTCGATTTACACACCAGAAAGAGAACAAAGTCCTACAACACATCGGGTTATGTTGGAGAGACAGAAGTCATGATAATTCTTCTTGATGTCATTAAAGATCTTCCTCTTTTCACCGTCAGTGACAAACACAAAAGagataaaatgttacaatttctCAAAGGTCACCACCCAGTGAGTTATTTATATGgtcacagcaacacaaacattaacCAGTTAGTCACTGTCCTGGCAGACCATGAAAAATTTCTGGTCTCTTTGAAGCCAAGGCTGAAggaaattttcagtttttttgagAACTACTTCACATACCTAAAGCCCAGGTCAGTGGAAAGGGAGACATctgataaaagaaacaaatgtaaGGTGTCTGTGTACTTCAGAAATTACATGCAAATATTTAGCATTTCAGAAGAGGAGAAAGCATCTGAAAAAGCAAGTAACCCCAATCTGAGTCTCCGTCAGGAGATAGTGGATCAGAAGCAGTATCTGGAAATAAGACGAGCAGACTCATTTGCTGGACTTCTGCAGTGCTTGACTGCAGAAGTCCATGGGGTGGAAATGGAGCACATTCTGAAGAAATGGCAGTTTATTTTTGACAAGTCACCATGTAGATACATGTCAGATACAGTCAACTTCATCCTGGCAAACATAGTTCTACACAGCATCAAGCCCTCCTCCACACTGCTGTATAAATATGAGCAGTTGGTCAACCTTCTCAATGAGGCACTGCAAAAAGAGGGTACGCATTCAAATTTGACAGAGCTGTACTACCTCTCAATGCTGCTCATGTGGCCTACGAAAGACCAAAGGCTTGAAAGCTCAGCAGCATCCAAAAATATCAGCACATATGTCACATCAGCCAAGAAATCTTTTCATCGACGCTTTTCCCACATGTTTCCAGCAAGGAGTGTAATTGCTCATTTCTTCCTTGGGAAATCCAATGGACTGAAGCGAATAGTTTCCAAGGCGAAGCTTGATCAAATTTTGATCAGAGTTTCAAGGCAACAAGCTTCTTGCAGTGGTCAAAGTACGCAACCACGTAACCTGCACCATCTCTGGCAGAGTGGTGCAGCATGGAATGAGCCAGAGGTCCAGGGAAAGCTGTTACGaattaaaggaaaatcagaAAATGGAGACATCTATGTTAACTATGGTGGCAACCTAAAAATGCTGGTGCGTCCAGTTTACCTGGGTGATATTCGAAGCGGATGCAGCCGGGAGGAAGTGTCCTTCTACCTGGGATTCACCATGGAAGGCCCTGTGGCTTATGATATTAAGTATGAAAACGAACAATGA
- the LOC137180552 gene encoding E3 ubiquitin-protein ligase TRIM39-like, with the protein MAMALPAAFLSEDQFTCSICLEVFTNPVSTPCGHSFCQACISSYWDGGGGSAKFYQCPLCKESFRKRPELHINRTLKEITEQFKQMADVGVAIDGTGGGGVEDPNSQPRHQHHPALSSPPRPREMPESIFTEMMTRFQRLPTARMPHTTFPRSNDPHPQSSSRINAQLSFQAQNNEHHDPPPPYSPPRRYSLSGPSDSSPSLPLCPIHLKGLEFFCRSDNNCVCSICVETADHRGHNIIPAKREWNIKKSQLGIAEVELKDLICEREKKVEEIQSSLRDIQAAAERETDGAVCEFSKLISSVERCQAEVLEVIEMSRRAAEHRAQSLLRELEVEIAELKKRSSVLSQLALSEDYIFFLKTFSALSTPPQAKDWSNVSVSSELTSGSILRTVSQMMVRFQEEMRKLPEVCQRSSLDQSVPRPNPKVRRVQEYAADITLDPNTAHPRLIISVDGKQVCCGDRHQSVPDNPERFDRVVCVLAHQGFNSGRHYWEVEVGGKTDWDLGVASRSVNRKGKISVGPTHGYWFLSLRDRNDYAFRTEPSTSLTVNLRPSRIGIYVDCDKGLVSFYDVEARMLIYTFTDNFPDTIHPFFSPCTNKSGRNEAPIIICPVSMTE; encoded by the exons ATGGCTATGGCACTGCCTGCTGCCTTTCTGTCTGAAGACCAGTTCACctgctccatctgtctggaaGTGTTCACCAATCCAGTGTCAACACCATGCGGCCACAGTTTCTGCCAGGCCTGCATCTCCTCCTACTgggacggaggaggaggaagcgCCAAGTTCTACCAGTGTCCCCTCTGCAAGGAGTCCTTCCGCAAGCGACCAGAGCTCCATATCAACCGAACCCTGAAGGAAATCACTGAGCAGTTCAAGCAGATGGCTGACGTTGGAGTTGCAATTGATGGAACAGGTGGAGGAGGAGTGGAAGATCCCAACTCACAACCTCGTCATCAACATCACCCGGCCCTGTCTTCACCCCCGAGGCCAAGGGAGATGCCGGAGAGTATCTTTACTGAGATGATGACCCGTTTTCAGCGGCTGCCGACTGCCAGGATGCCTCACACCACCTTTCCCCGTTCCAATGACCCTCACCCTCAAAGCTCCAGTCGAATCAACGCTCAACTGTCCTTCCAGGCTCAGAACAATGAGCACCATGACCCGCCTCCACCCTACTCCCCTCCTCGCAG GTACAGTCTGAGCGGTCCCAGTGATTCTTCTCCCAGCCTGCCTCTGTGTCCCATCCACCTGAAAGGTCTGGAGTTCTTCTGCCGATCTGATAACAACTGCGTGTGCAGCATCTGTGTGGAGACAGCAGACCACCGAGGACACAACATCATCCCTGCCAAGAGAGAGTGGAACATCAAGAAG tCCCAGTTAGGCATTGCAGAGGTGGAGCTGAAGGATCTCatctgtgagagagagaagaaagtggAGGAAATACAGAGCTCCTTACGGGACATACAG gctgctgctgagagagagacagatggagctGTTTGTGAGTTTTCTAAGCTGATCTCCAGTGTGGAGCGCTGCCAAGCTGAAGTCttggag GTGATAGAGATGAGTCGTCGAGCGGCTGAGCACAGAGCGCAGAGCCtgctgagagagctggaggtgGAGATAGCTGAGCTTAAAAAGAGGAGCTCAGTACTGAGCCAGCTAGCTCTGTCAGAAGACTACATATTCTTTCTCAAG acgTTCTCTGCGCTTTCCACCCCTCCACAAGCAAAAGACTGGTCCAATGTCTCTGTGTCATCTGAGCTGACATCAGGGTCGATTCTCAGGACTGTCAGTCAAATGATGGTGCGCTTTCAGGAAGAGATGCGGAAACTGCCAGAAGTTT GCCAGCGATCCTCATTGGACCAGTCAGTACCCAGGCCCAACCCAA AGGTAAGGAGGGTTCAAGAATATGCAG CCGACATCACTTTAGACCCCAACACAGCCCACCCACGCCTCATCATCTCAGTGGATGGGAAGCAGGTGTGCTGTGGTGACCGCCATCAGTCGGTACCAGACAACCCAGAGCGCTTTGACCGGGTGGTGTGTGTGCTGGCCCACCAGGGCTTCAACTCAGGACGACATTACTGGGAG gtggaggtgggaggaaAGACTGACTGGGACCTGGGAGTGGCAAGCCGGTCTGTCAATCGGAAAGGGAAAATTAGTGTAGGCCCCACCCACGGCTACTGGTTCCTCAGCCTGCGGGACAGAAACGATTACGCCTTCCGAACAGAGCCCTCAACTAGCCTGACAGTCAACCTCAGACCCTCTCGGATTGGAATCTATGTGGATTGTGACAAGGGGTTGGTGTCCTTTTACGATGTAGAGGCCAGAATGCTTATCTATACATTCACAGATAATTTTCCTGACACCATCCACCCATTCTTCAGCCCCTGTACTAATAAATCAGGAAGAAATGAGGCTCCAATAATCATTTGCCCTGTTTCAATGACAGAATGA